From one Mesomycoplasma ovipneumoniae genomic stretch:
- a CDS encoding P97 family adhesin, whose product MPKNTNRLAIAITAVGGVAIFATTIGLVTRIRYTGENPRAELESLVSRVQNVAFKSDVFDDSTTYSQIKSQLFDQSGKLLAGTDLNKFISFYTQVNSKLRKFEPTFAPNKPFLEFIDLIPNDNDQSFELRFRAKHQVDNNHTAFSTIISKKVSYAQRSQFALAEFNSNLEKITKSFKENIQNLRRQDFSSSVINPSLTDQKIASLTRAEDFAADVNKSGTEAEAIEKISQYFPDFQKLINELNFDKNNFFPFKQGTIYNFSLEKHPGTNNFISVGPNSVPSFLVKAELSDDAKFELKNFNIEDAQLLEKIDLVPQSSSSSESSQDQTAEKQATYFADVDDILSKISLRKLQFTDFKVGSTPVDTQVQAQASLVASGNINQLVQVAADLTQGQAQPQAAESGQTTGGTGQQTGQQGSTGSTGTGGVAAAGAAGAEEGSNGSTTEQQTDGQTTTEQPPVTTPAQPEDKTKELVKYLEISTRTVNDFFASFNKKIYSSVREKSKEVVDKINSELLIKPISLDFGDFNQYFGQKQPQGVDFYLDLSKAQEKDGVNAENSNLEIPVVINLYSSFFGDSENKLLGSKTSVFEIPNFKKVGTQTGAGTNIESNLDTERKTFYNLDGLPSTSSQATAVTVSTAASTTPTNKQIRIGSTTAYISKTELENLIGQTGGSSEGTEQNSESKAPKFEEIKKIIGNPFQYAYDFDANESMLKAWVGQQKFPKIEDFANFTENNFIASDYKIKSLKSDKFFKNEYDVASFYAYLIQMEPAQVLNYLFEIAKANGLVDKNASINLNDIKDDNIFKIASDVKFKTTQDNPVYSLDFNNQFLGFDSRGWISNLFLPKSVWQKTNTLINDSDIFNQLNQYSPVKVESNTSTSSGMNGSGTGDDLYKSLQDAAKKIKEELKKQSSSILKAGVDGNGGGGGGAGAGGSGSTTPSTIEAEIKKFFQEKTQSLSTLKDLLLAFYYKAKELSNFSAWSKLGNDLDYKIIFEKHSGSTSSGGGETLTTPSGLEDYKLTYYYKVFDKNTGVDKYQTPKIDLNLWVNKQDTQRTERDELNKAVLSIPPSFSLFYLKKEEFEKLKKGESDQTTDNKKFEETSAFKEIQAKIQENNKDLKLSVVSIDEDKISPQKFKVVNLQIEKTTPTAADGSASQSVKSSLSFQVRIALDDTQ is encoded by the coding sequence ATGCCTAAAAATACTAATAGATTAGCAATAGCAATAACCGCTGTTGGTGGTGTTGCTATTTTTGCAACGACTATTGGGCTTGTAACTCGAATTCGCTATACAGGAGAAAATCCCCGAGCTGAATTAGAAAGTTTAGTTTCGCGAGTCCAAAATGTTGCCTTTAAATCTGATGTCTTTGATGATTCTACCACATATAGCCAAATAAAGTCACAACTTTTTGACCAAAGTGGAAAATTATTAGCTGGCACAGATTTAAATAAATTTATATCTTTTTACACACAGGTTAACTCCAAACTACGTAAATTTGAGCCAACTTTTGCACCAAATAAGCCATTTTTAGAATTTATTGACTTAATTCCAAATGATAATGATCAAAGTTTTGAGCTCCGTTTCCGTGCAAAGCACCAAGTTGATAACAACCACACAGCATTTTCAACAATTATTTCAAAAAAAGTTTCTTATGCACAACGTTCACAATTTGCTCTTGCCGAATTTAATTCAAACTTAGAAAAAATAACTAAAAGTTTCAAAGAAAACATTCAAAATCTAAGAAGACAAGATTTTAGTTCTAGTGTTATAAATCCAAGTTTAACTGACCAAAAAATCGCATCGTTAACTCGTGCAGAAGATTTTGCCGCTGATGTTAATAAATCTGGAACTGAAGCAGAGGCTATTGAAAAAATAAGTCAATATTTCCCTGATTTTCAAAAATTAATTAACGAATTAAACTTTGACAAAAATAATTTTTTCCCTTTCAAACAAGGAACAATTTACAATTTTAGTTTAGAAAAACATCCTGGAACAAATAATTTTATTTCAGTTGGTCCAAATTCAGTTCCAAGTTTTTTAGTTAAGGCTGAATTAAGCGATGATGCAAAATTTGAGCTTAAAAATTTCAATATCGAAGATGCCCAATTACTTGAAAAAATTGATTTAGTTCCGCAGTCTAGTTCAAGTTCTGAATCAAGTCAGGATCAAACTGCAGAAAAACAAGCAACTTATTTTGCCGATGTAGACGATATTTTGTCAAAAATTTCACTCAGAAAATTACAGTTTACTGATTTTAAAGTTGGAAGTACGCCAGTAGATACTCAAGTTCAAGCTCAGGCTAGTTTAGTAGCTTCTGGAAATATTAACCAACTAGTTCAAGTTGCCGCCGATCTTACCCAAGGTCAAGCCCAACCTCAAGCTGCGGAATCTGGACAAACTACTGGGGGAACTGGGCAGCAAACCGGGCAACAAGGAAGTACAGGATCAACTGGAACAGGCGGAGTGGCAGCCGCAGGAGCAGCGGGAGCTGAAGAAGGATCAAATGGATCAACCACAGAACAGCAAACTGACGGACAAACCACCACAGAACAACCTCCCGTAACTACTCCAGCTCAACCTGAAGACAAAACAAAAGAATTAGTCAAATATCTTGAAATTTCAACTCGCACTGTAAATGATTTTTTCGCTAGTTTTAATAAAAAAATATACTCTTCTGTTAGAGAAAAATCTAAAGAAGTAGTAGATAAAATAAATTCTGAATTATTAATTAAGCCAATTTCCCTTGATTTTGGTGATTTTAATCAGTATTTTGGTCAAAAACAACCTCAAGGTGTTGATTTTTACTTAGATCTTTCTAAAGCACAAGAAAAAGATGGTGTTAATGCAGAAAATTCAAATCTTGAAATTCCAGTTGTTATTAATCTTTATTCAAGTTTTTTTGGTGACTCAGAAAACAAACTTTTAGGATCTAAAACTTCAGTTTTTGAAATTCCTAATTTCAAGAAGGTTGGAACACAAACTGGTGCAGGCACAAATATTGAATCTAATTTAGATACAGAGCGAAAAACATTTTATAATCTTGACGGTTTACCTTCAACTTCTTCTCAAGCAACTGCAGTTACTGTTTCAACAGCTGCATCAACTACCCCAACAAATAAACAAATTAGAATTGGTTCAACAACAGCTTATATTTCTAAAACTGAATTAGAAAATTTAATCGGTCAAACTGGTGGAAGTAGCGAGGGAACCGAGCAAAACAGCGAATCAAAAGCTCCTAAATTTGAAGAAATTAAGAAAATTATCGGAAATCCTTTCCAATATGCCTATGATTTTGATGCAAATGAATCAATGCTAAAAGCTTGAGTTGGACAGCAAAAATTCCCTAAAATCGAAGATTTTGCTAATTTTACGGAAAATAATTTCATTGCATCAGATTACAAAATTAAATCATTAAAATCTGATAAATTCTTCAAAAATGAATATGATGTTGCTTCCTTTTATGCGTATTTAATCCAAATGGAACCTGCTCAGGTTTTAAATTATCTATTTGAAATTGCTAAAGCAAACGGTTTAGTTGATAAAAATGCTTCAATTAATCTAAATGATATAAAAGATGACAATATTTTCAAAATTGCCTCAGACGTTAAATTTAAGACAACTCAAGATAACCCAGTTTATTCACTTGATTTTAACAATCAGTTTTTAGGTTTTGATTCTCGTGGTTGAATTTCTAATCTATTTTTACCAAAAAGTGTTTGGCAAAAAACAAATACTTTAATTAATGACAGTGATATTTTTAACCAATTAAATCAATATTCACCTGTAAAAGTTGAGTCAAATACATCAACTAGTTCAGGAATGAATGGTTCAGGAACAGGCGATGATCTTTATAAATCATTGCAAGATGCTGCTAAAAAAATTAAAGAAGAACTGAAAAAACAAAGCTCCTCAATTTTGAAAGCTGGTGTTGATGGTAATGGTGGCGGAGGCGGAGGAGCTGGCGCTGGTGGTTCAGGTTCAACTACACCATCTACAATTGAAGCTGAAATCAAAAAATTCTTCCAAGAAAAAACACAATCACTTAGCACTTTAAAAGATTTATTGCTAGCATTTTACTATAAAGCTAAAGAATTAAGCAACTTTAGTGCTTGATCAAAATTAGGTAATGATCTAGATTATAAAATTATTTTTGAAAAACACTCAGGTTCAACTTCATCAGGTGGTGGTGAAACTCTTACTACACCTTCTGGACTTGAGGACTATAAATTAACTTATTATTACAAGGTTTTTGACAAAAATACAGGTGTTGATAAATATCAAACTCCAAAAATTGACTTAAATTTATGAGTTAATAAACAAGATACTCAAAGAACTGAAAGAGATGAATTAAATAAAGCTGTTTTAAGTATTCCGCCATCATTTTCGCTATTTTACCTTAAAAAAGAGGAATTTGAGAAGCTCAAAAAAGGTGAATCTGATCAAACTACAGACAATAAAAAATTTGAAGAAACTTCAGCATTCAAAGAAATTCAAGCAAAAATTCAAGAAAACAATAAAGATCTCAAACTCTCAGTTGTTTCAATAGACGAAGATAAAATCAGTCCGCAAAAATTCAAAGTTGTGAATTTGCAAATCGAAAAAACTACACCAACAGCTGCCGACGGTTCAGCTTCTCAGTCAGTTAAGTCAAGTCTTAGTTTCCAAGTTAGAATTGCACTAGACGATACACAATAA
- a CDS encoding P110/LppT family adhesin N-terminal domain translates to MLNKENKSKSIKTIISTGFSITAILTTIVAVPIGLTIFERSYSSQIFGNVDKNEVVNLKTQSTFSEEDFINVLNELKLHDQYKNLSAKTALALAKNPSYAFNFLNAYDFSPITKHNFRVVLDIEKANASGTEVKNVVVYAHSDQFKLTYSKQTDLKGFAQSDKADGDLVGFQIDLEKSKLELTGTKNSNLVASEVAFKLDNDFQAFYKRTRSKSQAFSDALFQNGLAYNLVNTLGLPSILEKGYVLAPKTVENQKAKQEKIVMVGDSDTKRVDSLMKVENLVFKNLNDNDGTLSISFELKNPTGKLIREFDFPILGIKKLSDDVKTVEQKILSQFSDFVQLKPLVQIALVKDNLSLAQIVYKTDNNPVNLATVLSKITQNSQQNGRQSQVSTQLFQDSGQNSQANNAKVDINRQDLSAFFNLKSEKFQVPGLDGYFVKINSIKLAENLTQAQKDKLVEENKVSFEVDFQIEKQLNIEAPYLESEFVQSNYPKVLESSLASLGKGNDSKFVLVDLGSSKSNVEVQLDYDENQRKVLNAVLEQNSEDFTNLDKIDPQDPKFENFNPLAKTFEFKENPNGPKLTLEYVKSLVSEVVEDAKKQKTFTEVAKKLFILDLGMEPESVSALQKYIDRNKPRFEPTSKDTGSEKPAEGEKESEKKTEEGETTGSQPAESQPSTGAPAAGAGAAGTAATSTTSENGVQATLSTTAFEDDSNTKTNTESKEISTFKGLGVELWAFLQKSNYSALGQTDYQAEVVTKSDSQIDVILTFGTKTETELKDSNPKAIFSITQLENDADYDVLRSYNPTVFFDFRQNQKTDGSDKITKIQPLNRGDVKIDLEKDKDNVASKHGLLVKKAVEIKEVPTAPGQEKPAETTAQAATAETATAPASTETTAAMPTSTTATVPTETTVATTVPTTEVATTTTMETPTTTATPTVEPKKQVLESGVIFLAFQPHNIDSNKKHYLISSKDGKGIFIKKVKLGDGKIEKYVLGIDENPGDATSENGSDSGEGADRDAEGTTVESFVALISGTEVEKTDDFLQFNGSGSSSDETENTEITVPFGFKQTNVDKGVADDFDFIKDGDLMFLTLIKDKEKWTIRLTSSKAKNPYSQRISSTLDLDAFPDFNTKNLTWTHLGPNTKAETVSPTKILFKGFAVYDSPTLATNVEAVSNLNNLFIKKFIK, encoded by the coding sequence ATGTTAAATAAAGAAAATAAATCCAAAAGTATAAAAACAATAATTTCAACAGGTTTTTCGATCACCGCAATTCTTACAACAATCGTTGCAGTTCCTATTGGCTTAACAATTTTTGAGCGTTCATATAGTTCGCAAATTTTTGGAAACGTTGATAAAAATGAAGTTGTCAATTTAAAAACTCAGTCTACTTTTAGCGAAGAAGATTTTATTAATGTCCTTAATGAACTAAAGTTACATGACCAGTACAAAAATTTATCAGCAAAAACAGCACTTGCACTGGCTAAAAATCCTTCATATGCATTTAATTTTTTAAATGCATATGACTTTAGTCCAATTACTAAACACAATTTCCGGGTAGTTTTAGACATTGAAAAAGCAAATGCTTCTGGCACTGAAGTAAAAAATGTTGTAGTTTATGCTCATTCAGATCAATTCAAACTTACTTATTCAAAACAGACTGACCTCAAAGGCTTTGCCCAAAGTGATAAGGCTGATGGCGATTTAGTTGGATTCCAAATTGACCTTGAAAAGTCAAAACTAGAACTTACAGGCACAAAAAATTCCAATTTAGTAGCCTCAGAGGTTGCTTTTAAACTTGATAATGACTTTCAAGCTTTTTACAAAAGAACACGTTCAAAATCACAAGCTTTTTCTGATGCTTTATTCCAAAATGGACTGGCTTATAATTTAGTTAATACTTTAGGTCTGCCTTCAATTTTGGAAAAAGGTTATGTTTTGGCACCAAAAACAGTTGAAAACCAAAAAGCTAAACAAGAAAAAATAGTTATGGTTGGTGATTCAGACACCAAAAGAGTTGATAGTCTAATGAAAGTTGAAAACTTAGTTTTCAAAAATCTTAACGATAATGACGGAACTCTTTCAATTTCTTTTGAGCTAAAAAATCCAACAGGCAAACTTATCAGAGAATTTGACTTTCCAATTTTAGGAATTAAAAAATTAAGCGATGATGTAAAAACTGTTGAGCAAAAAATTCTTTCACAATTTAGCGATTTTGTTCAATTAAAACCACTGGTTCAAATTGCACTTGTCAAAGATAACCTAAGTTTGGCCCAAATCGTCTACAAAACCGACAATAACCCCGTTAATCTCGCAACAGTCTTGAGCAAAATTACGCAAAACTCGCAACAAAATGGACGACAGAGCCAAGTTTCGACCCAACTTTTCCAAGATTCAGGCCAAAATTCACAAGCTAATAATGCCAAAGTTGACATAAACCGCCAAGATTTAAGCGCTTTTTTCAATTTAAAGTCTGAAAAATTCCAAGTTCCTGGACTTGATGGTTATTTTGTTAAAATTAACAGCATTAAATTAGCAGAAAATTTAACCCAAGCGCAAAAAGATAAACTTGTAGAAGAAAATAAAGTTTCTTTTGAAGTTGATTTTCAAATTGAAAAACAACTAAATATTGAAGCGCCTTACCTTGAAAGTGAATTTGTTCAGTCAAATTATCCAAAAGTTCTTGAATCTTCGCTTGCAAGTTTAGGAAAAGGAAATGATTCTAAATTTGTTTTAGTTGATCTTGGTTCTTCAAAATCTAATGTTGAAGTTCAACTTGATTATGATGAAAATCAGCGAAAAGTTTTAAATGCTGTTTTAGAACAAAATTCAGAAGACTTTACAAATTTAGACAAAATCGATCCTCAAGATCCAAAGTTTGAAAACTTTAATCCTCTAGCTAAAACTTTTGAATTCAAAGAAAATCCTAATGGTCCAAAATTAACTTTAGAATATGTTAAATCTCTTGTGTCAGAAGTTGTTGAAGATGCTAAAAAACAAAAAACTTTTACCGAAGTAGCTAAAAAACTTTTCATTTTAGATCTTGGAATGGAGCCGGAAAGTGTCAGCGCTCTCCAAAAATATATAGATAGAAATAAACCAAGATTTGAGCCAACTTCTAAAGACACTGGTAGCGAAAAACCAGCAGAAGGTGAGAAAGAATCTGAGAAAAAAACAGAAGAAGGTGAAACAACTGGAAGCCAACCAGCAGAATCTCAACCATCAACTGGTGCTCCAGCCGCTGGAGCTGGAGCTGCCGGTACTGCCGCCACTTCAACTACCTCAGAAAATGGAGTCCAAGCAACCTTATCAACAACAGCATTCGAAGATGATTCAAACACTAAAACTAATACTGAATCAAAAGAAATTTCAACTTTTAAAGGTTTAGGTGTTGAACTTTGAGCATTTTTACAAAAATCTAATTATTCTGCACTTGGTCAAACTGATTATCAAGCAGAAGTAGTTACAAAATCTGATAGTCAAATTGATGTAATTCTTACTTTTGGAACAAAAACTGAAACAGAGCTAAAAGATTCAAATCCTAAAGCTATTTTCTCAATTACACAATTAGAAAACGATGCTGATTATGATGTTTTAAGAAGTTATAATCCAACTGTATTTTTTGATTTTCGCCAAAATCAAAAAACAGATGGCAGTGATAAAATTACAAAAATACAACCGCTTAACCGTGGCGATGTAAAAATTGATCTTGAAAAAGATAAAGATAATGTTGCTAGTAAACATGGATTATTAGTAAAAAAAGCCGTTGAAATTAAAGAAGTTCCTACGGCTCCAGGTCAGGAGAAACCAGCTGAAACGACAGCACAAGCAGCAACCGCTGAAACAGCTACAGCGCCAGCAAGTACAGAAACAACAGCTGCTATGCCAACAAGCACAACAGCTACAGTGCCTACTGAAACAACAGTAGCAACTACAGTGCCAACAACCGAAGTAGCGACAACCACCACAATGGAAACTCCAACAACCACAGCTACACCTACTGTTGAACCTAAAAAACAAGTTCTTGAATCTGGAGTAATATTTTTAGCTTTTCAACCACATAATATTGACAGCAATAAAAAACATTATTTAATTTCATCTAAAGATGGTAAAGGTATTTTTATTAAAAAAGTCAAATTAGGTGATGGTAAAATTGAGAAATATGTTTTAGGAATTGATGAAAATCCGGGAGATGCTACTTCTGAAAATGGTAGTGATAGTGGCGAAGGCGCTGATAGAGATGCCGAAGGTACAACTGTTGAATCATTTGTTGCTTTAATTTCTGGAACTGAAGTAGAAAAGACCGATGATTTCCTTCAATTTAATGGTTCAGGTTCAAGTTCTGATGAAACAGAAAATACAGAAATTACTGTACCATTTGGATTTAAACAAACTAATGTAGATAAAGGTGTAGCTGATGACTTTGACTTTATTAAAGATGGGGATTTAATGTTCCTAACTTTAATAAAAGATAAAGAGAAATGGACAATTCGACTTACTTCATCAAAAGCAAAAAACCCTTACAGTCAAAGAATTTCTAGTACTTTAGATCTAGATGCGTTCCCTGATTTTAACACTAAAAATCTAACTTGAACTCATTTAGGTCCTAATACTAAAGCTGAAACTGTATCTCCAACAAAAATCTTGTTTAAAGGTTTTGCAGTTTATGATTCCCCTACATTGGCAACTAATGTTGAGGCAGTCTCAAACTTAAATAATCTTTTTATTAAAAAATTCATTAAATAA
- the nrdF gene encoding class 1b ribonucleoside-diphosphate reductase subunit beta, whose amino-acid sequence MSQENNNLKIKQKNDYYNLSVSPLEYAYNNFSGKMRSVNWNVINDPKDLEVWTRVVQNFWIPEKIPLSNDLESWRSLSPEWQQLVTRTFTGLTLLDTIQATIGDVAQIGHSLTDHEQVIYANFAFMVGVHARSYGSIFSTFCSSEEIEEAHNWVINNEKLQKRARILIPFYVGKDPLKSKVAAALMPGFLLYGGFYLPFYLSSRSKLPNTSDIIRLILRDKVIHNYYSGYKYQRKVEKLSPEKQKEMKDFVFDLLYKLIDLEKDYLYDLYSEVGIAESAIKFSLYNAGKFLQNLGYDSPFTKEETEIEPEVFSQLSARADENHDFFSGNGSSYVMALAEETEDEDWEF is encoded by the coding sequence ATGAGTCAAGAAAACAACAATTTAAAAATTAAACAAAAAAATGATTACTATAACCTTTCAGTTTCGCCTCTGGAATATGCCTATAATAATTTTTCGGGCAAAATGCGTTCAGTAAACTGAAATGTCATCAATGATCCTAAAGATTTAGAAGTTTGAACCCGTGTAGTTCAAAACTTTTGAATTCCAGAAAAAATTCCGCTTTCAAACGATTTAGAATCATGAAGAAGTCTGTCACCAGAATGACAACAACTTGTAACCCGAACTTTTACTGGTCTAACTCTGCTTGATACAATTCAAGCAACAATTGGTGATGTAGCCCAAATTGGTCATTCTCTGACCGATCACGAGCAAGTTATATATGCTAATTTTGCCTTTATGGTAGGGGTTCATGCTCGTTCTTATGGTTCGATTTTTTCAACTTTTTGTTCAAGTGAAGAAATCGAAGAGGCACACAATTGAGTAATAAATAACGAAAAATTACAAAAAAGAGCAAGAATTCTAATCCCTTTTTATGTTGGAAAAGATCCTTTAAAATCAAAAGTTGCTGCCGCACTAATGCCTGGTTTTCTACTTTATGGCGGTTTTTATCTTCCTTTTTACCTTTCTTCACGTTCAAAACTGCCAAATACTTCTGATATAATCCGTTTAATTTTACGCGACAAAGTGATCCACAATTATTATTCAGGCTATAAATATCAAAGAAAAGTTGAAAAATTAAGCCCTGAAAAACAAAAAGAAATGAAAGACTTTGTTTTTGATTTACTTTATAAATTAATTGACTTAGAAAAAGATTATTTATATGACTTATATTCTGAAGTTGGAATTGCTGAATCTGCAATAAAATTTAGTCTTTATAATGCTGGCAAATTTTTACAAAATTTAGGATATGACTCACCTTTTACAAAAGAAGAAACTGAAATTGAACCTGAAGTTTTTAGCCAATTATCAGCCCGGGCAGACGAGAATCATGATTTTTTCTCAGGAAATGGTTCTTCTTATGTAATGGCTCTTGCTGAAGAAACTGAAGATGAAGACTGGGAGTTCTAA
- the nrdI gene encoding class Ib ribonucleoside-diphosphate reductase assembly flavoprotein NrdI, with amino-acid sequence MENNKKLYELGDYSKPKGEIFLVYFSSISNNTHRFIEKLGFKNQRIPIDIDSQIQVDQDYVLFCPTYSGGKGETSGSVPKPVIKFLNNEQNRKFCKGVIASGNTNFGDTYALAGPVLSKKLNVPFLYHFELLGTSEDVINVKTILNNFWEK; translated from the coding sequence ATGGAAAATAACAAAAAACTCTATGAATTAGGCGATTATTCTAAACCTAAAGGCGAAATTTTTCTTGTTTATTTCTCTTCAATTTCTAATAATACTCACCGTTTTATTGAAAAACTTGGCTTTAAAAATCAAAGAATTCCAATTGATATTGACTCTCAAATTCAAGTTGATCAAGATTATGTACTTTTTTGCCCTACTTACAGCGGCGGAAAAGGTGAAACAAGCGGATCGGTGCCAAAACCGGTAATAAAATTTTTAAATAATGAACAAAACCGTAAATTTTGTAAAGGAGTTATTGCCTCTGGAAACACTAATTTTGGCGATACATACGCTCTTGCTGGCCCGGTTTTGTCAAAAAAATTGAATGTCCCTTTTTTATATCACTTTGAGCTCTTAGGGACTTCTGAAGATGTTATTAATGTTAAGACAATACTAAATAATTTTTGGGAAAAATAG
- the nrdE gene encoding class 1b ribonucleoside-diphosphate reductase subunit alpha, giving the protein MKTHDKNHAFSSSSSESYISLNAKAKLFSKNPDAYKFDILAGQKYISEHIEPRFKVFNSFKDRINFLLSQNYYDPKVINQYSFDQLEELNQKAWSYNHFFPSFMGAFKFYSSYALKSDDNLTYLEHFPDRALLNSLFLSNGNFEDAKAILEQIMLGRFQPATPTFLNAGKLRRGEFVSCYLIRVEDNMESISRAITTSLQLSKRGGGVSVLLTNLRELGAPIKNIENQATGVIPVMKILEDSFSYANQLGQRQGAGAVYLNVHHPDILSFLDTKRENADEKIRIKSLSLGVIIPNITLTLAKNNEQMALFSVYDTEKFYQKPFSDISISQEYYKMLDNPQIKKTFISARKLFQTIAELQFESGYPYILFEDTVNDANAHPDRVVMSNLCSEITQPSTPSSYFPDLSFKEIGQDICCNLGSLNIDKAMESGKDFQKMVHYSIVGLDSVSRNSDLSVAPSIQKGNNLNHAIGLGTMNLHGFLAKNQIMYDSQEALDFTNIFFYCLAFSAFKSSLELAKKFGPFAGFEKTTFASGKYFEKYTKVEPSTFVPKTARIQQLFQDYQVAIPTQEDWIELVEQIKIHGIANSHLMAIAPTGSISYLNSCTPSLQPVVAPVEVRKEGKLGRIYVPSYQLGPKTYDFYQKGAYELGPIPIINIVAEAQKHVDQSISMTLFLTDKATTRDLNKAYIHAFKKGCKSIYYVRIRQDVLEDSENYEFCESCAV; this is encoded by the coding sequence ATGAAAACACACGACAAAAATCATGCTTTTAGTTCTAGTAGTTCTGAAAGTTATATTAGCCTAAATGCAAAGGCCAAATTATTTTCAAAAAATCCAGATGCATATAAATTTGATATTTTAGCCGGGCAAAAATATATTAGCGAACATATTGAGCCTCGATTTAAAGTATTTAATTCGTTCAAAGACCGAATTAATTTTTTGCTAAGCCAAAATTATTATGACCCTAAAGTCATAAATCAATATTCATTTGACCAACTTGAGGAATTAAATCAAAAAGCTTGAAGTTATAATCATTTTTTTCCTTCATTTATGGGTGCTTTTAAATTTTATTCTTCATATGCCCTAAAATCTGATGATAATCTAACATATTTAGAACATTTTCCTGACCGGGCTTTGTTAAATAGTTTATTTTTGTCTAACGGAAATTTTGAAGATGCCAAAGCCATTCTTGAGCAAATAATGTTAGGCAGATTTCAACCAGCTACCCCAACTTTTTTAAATGCAGGAAAACTAAGAAGAGGAGAGTTTGTTTCTTGCTATTTAATTAGAGTTGAAGACAATATGGAATCAATTTCGCGGGCAATTACAACATCTTTGCAACTTTCAAAGCGTGGTGGCGGAGTTAGTGTTTTGCTGACAAACCTACGTGAACTAGGGGCACCAATTAAAAACATTGAAAATCAAGCAACAGGTGTAATTCCTGTCATGAAAATACTTGAAGACTCTTTTTCGTATGCAAACCAACTTGGTCAACGTCAAGGTGCTGGGGCTGTTTATTTAAATGTTCACCATCCTGATATTCTTTCTTTCCTTGATACAAAAAGGGAAAATGCTGATGAAAAAATCAGAATAAAATCGCTCTCTCTGGGCGTTATAATCCCAAATATAACGCTAACTTTGGCCAAAAACAACGAGCAAATGGCACTTTTTTCTGTTTATGACACCGAAAAGTTTTACCAAAAACCTTTTAGTGACATCTCAATCAGTCAAGAATACTACAAAATGCTAGATAATCCACAAATTAAAAAAACCTTTATTTCAGCAAGGAAATTATTTCAAACAATTGCTGAACTACAATTTGAAAGCGGTTATCCTTATATTTTATTTGAAGACACTGTTAATGATGCAAATGCTCATCCTGATCGTGTTGTAATGTCAAATTTATGTTCAGAAATTACTCAACCTTCAACTCCAAGTTCTTATTTTCCTGACTTAAGTTTTAAAGAAATTGGTCAGGATATCTGTTGTAATTTAGGTTCACTAAACATTGACAAAGCCATGGAATCAGGTAAAGATTTTCAAAAAATGGTTCACTATTCAATTGTTGGCCTTGATAGTGTCTCCAGAAATTCTGATCTTTCAGTTGCCCCTTCAATTCAAAAAGGGAACAATTTAAACCATGCAATTGGACTTGGAACTATGAATTTACACGGTTTTTTAGCCAAAAACCAAATAATGTATGACTCGCAAGAAGCCCTTGACTTTACAAATATTTTCTTTTATTGTCTAGCTTTTTCTGCTTTTAAGTCTTCTTTAGAATTGGCAAAAAAATTCGGTCCTTTTGCTGGTTTTGAGAAAACCACATTTGCCAGCGGCAAATATTTTGAAAAATACACAAAAGTTGAACCCTCAACTTTTGTACCAAAAACCGCTAGAATTCAGCAACTTTTTCAAGACTATCAAGTTGCAATTCCGACTCAAGAGGACTGAATTGAACTTGTCGAGCAAATTAAAATTCACGGAATTGCCAATTCACATTTAATGGCAATTGCTCCAACTGGGTCAATTTCTTATCTTAATTCTTGTACTCCTTCATTGCAGCCGGTTGTTGCCCCTGTTGAAGTTAGAAAAGAAGGGAAATTAGGGCGAATTTATGTTCCTTCATATCAATTAGGTCCAAAAACATACGACTTTTATCAAAAAGGAGCATACGAACTTGGACCAATTCCAATTATTAACATCGTTGCCGAGGCCCAAAAACATGTGGATCAGTCAATTTCAATGACATTATTTTTAACTGACAAAGCAACAACTCGCGATTTAAATAAAGCATATATTCATGCCTTTAAAAAAGGTTGCAAGTCAATTTATTATGTAAGAATTCGCCAAGATGTCCTTGAAGATTCAGAAAACTATGAATTTTGCGAGTCTTGTGCCGTTTAA